The following proteins are co-located in the Pan troglodytes isolate AG18354 chromosome 5, NHGRI_mPanTro3-v2.0_pri, whole genome shotgun sequence genome:
- the BAG6 gene encoding large proline-rich protein BAG6 isoform X9, with product MEPNDSTSTAVEEPDSLEVLVKTLDSQTRTFIVGAQMNVKEFKEHIAASVSIPSEKQRLIYQGRVLQDDKKLQEYNVGGKVIHLVERAPPQTHLPSGASSGTGSASATHGGGPPPGTRGPGASVHDRNANSYVMVGTFNLPSEPRVRLVMAQHMIRDIQTLLSRMECRGGPQPQHSQPPPQPPAVTPEPVALSSQTSEPVESEAPPREPMEAEEVEERAPAQNPELTPGPAPAGPTPAPETNAPNHPSPAEYVEVLQELQRLESRLQPFLQRYYEVLGAAATTDYNNNHEGREEDQRLINLVGESLRLLGNTFVALSDLRCNLACTPPRHLHVVRPMSHYTTPMVLQQAAIPIQINVGTTVTMTGNGTRPPPTPNAEAPPPGPGQASSVAPSSTNVESSAEGAPPPGPAPPPATSHPRVIRISHQSVEPVVMMHMNIQDSGTQPGGVPSAPTGPLGPPGHGQTLGQQVPGFPTAPTRVVIARPTPPQARPSHPGGPPVSGTLQGAGLGTNASLAQMVSGLVGQLLMQPVLVAQGTPGMAPPAAPATASASAGTTNTATTAGPAPGGPAQPPPAPQPSTADLQFSQLLGNLLGPAGPGAGGPGVASPTITVAMPGVPAFLQGMTDFLQATQTAPPPPPPPPPPPPAPEQQTMPPPGSPSGGAGSPGGLGLESLSPEFFTSVVQGVLSSLLGSLGARAGSSESIAAFIQRLSGSSNIFEPGTDGALGFFGALLSLLCQNFSMVDVVMLLHGHFQPLQRLQPQLRSFFHQHYLGGQEPTPSNIRMATHTLITGLEEYVRESFSLVQVQPGVDIIRTNLEFLQEQFNSIAAHVLHCTDSGFGARLLELCNQGLFECLALNLHCLGGQQMELAAVINGRIRRMSRGVNPSLVSWLTTMMGLRLQVVLEHMPVGPDAILRYVRRVGDPPQPLPEEPMEVQGAERASPEPQRENASPAPGTTAEEAMSRGPPPAPEGGSRDEQDGASAETEPWAAAVPPEWVPIIQQDIQSQRKVKPQPPLSDAYLSGMPAKRRKTMQGEGPQLLLSEAVSRAAKAAGARPLTSPESLSRDLEAPEVQESYRQQLRSDIQKRLQEDPNYSPQRFPNAQRAFADDP from the exons ATGGAGCCTAATGATAGTACCAGTACCGCTGTGGAGGAGCCTGACAGCTTGGAGGTGTTGGTGAAGACCTTGGACTCTCAAACTCGTACCTTTATTGTGGGGGCCCAG ATGAATGTAAAAGAGTTTAAGGAGCACATTGCTGCCTCTGTCAGCATCCCATCTGAAAAACAACGGCTCATTTACCAGGGACGAGTTCTGCAAGATGATAAGAAGCTTCAGGAATACA ATGTTGGGGGAAAGGTGATCCACCTGGTGGAACGGGCTCCTCCTCAGACTCACCTCCCTTCTGGGGCATCTTCTGGGACGGGGTCTGCCTCAGCCACTCATGGTGGGGGACCCCCCCCTGGTACTCGGGGGCCTGGGGCCTCTGTTCATGACCGGAATGCCAACAGCTATGTCATGGTTGGAACCTTCAATCTTCCT AGTGAGCCCCGGGTACGGCTGGTGATGGCTCAGCACATGATCAGGGATATACAGACCTTACTATCCCGGATGGAG TGTCGAGGAGGGCCCCAACCGCAGCACAGTCAGCCGCCCCCGCAGCCACCGGCTGTGACCCCGGAGCCAGTAGCCTTGAGCTCTCAAACATCAGAACCAGTTGAAAGTGAAGCACCTCCCCGGGAGCCCATGGAGGCAGAAGAAGTGGAGGAGCGTGCCCCAGCCCAGAACCCGGAGCTCACTCCTGGCCCAGCCCCAGCAGGCCCAACACCTGCCCCGGAAACAAATGCACCCAA CCATCCTTCCCCTGCGGAGTATGTCGAGGTGCTCCAGGAGCTACAGCGGCTGGAGAGTCGCCTCCAGCCCTTCTTGCAGCGCTACTACGAGGTTCTGGGTGCTGCTGCCACCACGGACTACAATAACAAT CACGAGGGCCGGGAGGAGGATCAGCGGTTGATCAACTTGGTAGGGGAGAGCCTGCGACTGCTGGGCAACACCTTTGTTGCACTGTCTGACCTGCGCTGCAATCTGGCCTGCACGCCCCCACGACACCTGCATGTGGTCCGGCCTATGTCTCACTACACCACCCCCATGGTGCTCCAGCAGGCAGCCATTCCCATACAG ATCAatgtgggaaccactgtgactaTGACAGGAAATGGGACTCGGCCCCCCCCAACTCCCAATGCAGAGGCACCTCCCCCTGGTCCTGGGCAGGCGTCATCCGTGGCTCCGTCTTCTACCAATGTCGAGTCCTCAGCTGAGGGGGCTCCCCCGCCAGGTCCAGCTCCCCCGCCAGCCACCAGCCACCCGAGGGTCATCCGGATTTCCCACCAGAGTGTGGAACCCGTGGTCATGATGCACATGAACATTCAAG ATTCTGGCACACAGCCTGGTGGTGTTCCGAGTGCTCCCACTGGCCCCCTGGGACCCCCTGGTCATGGCCAAACCCTGG GACAGCAGGTGCCAGGCTTCCCAACAGCTCCAACCCGGGTGGTGATTGCCCGGCCCACTCCTCCACAGGCTCGGCCTTCCCATCCTGGAGGGCCCCCAGTCTCTGGGACACTG CAGGGCGCCGGTCTGGGTACCAATGCCTCGTTGGCCCAGATGGTGAGCGGCCTTGTGGGGCAGCTTCTTATGCAGCCAGTCCTTGTGG CTCAGGGGACCCCAGGTATGGCTCCACCGGCAGCCCCTGCCACTGCTTCTGCCAGTGCTGGCACCACCAACACAGCTACCACAGCTGGCCCCGCTCCTGGGGGGCCTGCCCAGCCTCCACCCGCCCCTCAACCCTCCACGGCTGATCTTCAGTTCTCTCAGCTTCTGGGGAACCTGCTAGGGCCTGCagggccaggggctggagggccTGGTGTGGCTTCTCCCACCATCACTGTGGCGATGCCTGGTGTCCCTGCCTTTCTCCAGGGCATGACTGACTTCTTGCAG GCAACACAGACAgcccctccaccacccccacctcctccacccccaccacctgCCCCAGAGCAGCAGACCATGCCCCCACCAGGCTCCCCTTCTGGTGGCGCAGGGAGTCCTGGAGGCCTGGGTCTTGAGAGCCTGTCACCGGAGTTTTTTACCTCAGTGGTGCAGGGTGTGCTCAGCTCCCTGCTGGGCTCCCTGGGGGCTCGGGCTGGCAGCAGTGAAAGTATTGCTGCCTTCATACAACGCCTCAGTGGATCCAGCAACATCTTTGAGCCTGGAACTGATGGGGCCCTTG GATTCTTTGGGGCCTTGCTTTCTCTTCTGTGCCAGAACTTCTCTATGGTGGACGTAGTGATGCTTCTCCATGGGCATTTCCAGCCACTACAACGGCTCCAGCCCCAGCTGCGATCCTTCTTCCACCAGCACTACCTGGGTGGTCAGGAGCCCACACCCAGTAACATCCGG ATGGCAACCCACACATTGATCACGGGGCTAGAAGAGTATGTGCGGGAGAGTTTT TCCTTGGTGCAGGTTCAGCCAGGTGTGGACATCATCCGGACAAACCTGGAATTTCTCCAAGAGCAGTTTAATAGCATTGCTGCGCATGTGCTGCATTGCACAG ATAGTGGATTTGGGGCCCGGTTGCTGGAGTTGTGTAACCAAGGCCTGTTTGAATGCCTGGCCCTAAACCTGCACTGCTTGGGGGGACAGCAGATGGAGCTTGCTGCTGTTATCAATGGCCGAATT CGTCGTATGTCTCGTGGGGTGAATCCCTCCTTGGTGAGCTGGCTGACCACTATGATGGGACTGAGGCTTCAGGTGGTACTGGagcacatgcctgtaggcccTGATGCCATTCTCAGATACGTTCGCAGGGTTGGTGATCCCCCCCAG CCACTTCCTGAGGAGCCAATGGAAGTTCAGGGAGCAGAAAGAGCTTCCCCTGAGCCTCAG CGGGAGAatgcttccccagcccctggaacAACAGCAGAAGAGGCCATGTCCCGAGGTCCACCTCCTGCTCCTGAGGGGGGCTCCCGGGATGAACAGGATGGAGCTTCAGCTGAGACAGAACCTTGGGCAGCTGCAGTCCCCCCA GAATGGGTCCCTATTATCCAGCAGGACATTCAGAGCCAGCGGAAGGTGAAACCGCAGCCCCCTCTGAGTGATGCCTACCTCAGTGGTATGCCTGCCAAGAGACGCAAG ACGATGCAGGGTGAGGGCCCCCAGCTGCTTCTCTCAGAGGCTGTGAGCCGGGCAGCTAAGGCAGCCGGAGCTCGGCCCCTGACGAGCCCCGAGAGCCTGAGCCGGGACCTGGAGGCACCAGAGGTTCAGGAGAGCTACAGGCAGCAG CTCCGGTCTGATATACAAAAACGACTGCAGGAAGACCCCAACTACAGTCCCCAGCGCTTCCCCAATGCCCAGCGGGCCTTTGCTGATGATCCTTAG
- the BAG6 gene encoding large proline-rich protein BAG6 isoform X5, with product MEPNDSTSTAVEEPDSLEVLVKTLDSQTRTFIVGAQMNVKEFKEHIAASVSIPSEKQRLIYQGRVLQDDKKLQEYNVGGKVIHLVERAPPQTHLPSGASSGTGSASATHGGGPPPGTRGPGASVHDRNANSYVMVGTFNLPSDGSAVDVHINMEQAPIQSEPRVRLVMAQHMIRDIQTLLSRMECRGGPQPQHSQPPPQPPAVTPEPVALSSQTSEPVESEAPPREPMEAEEVEERAPAQNPELTPGPAPAGPTPAPETNAPNHPSPAEYVEVLQELQRLESRLQPFLQRYYEVLGAAATTDYNNNHEGREEDQRLINLVGESLRLLGNTFVALSDLRCNLACTPPRHLHVVRPMSHYTTPMVLQQAAIPIQINVGTTVTMTGNGTRPPPTPNAEAPPPGPGQASSVAPSSTNVESSAEGAPPPGPAPPPATSHPRVIRISHQSVEPVVMMHMNIQDSGTQPGGVPSAPTGPLGPPGHGQTLGQQVPGFPTAPTRVVIARPTPPQARPSHPGGPPVSGTLQGAGLGTNASLAQMVSGLVGQLLMQPVLVAQGTPGMAPPAAPATASASAGTTNTATTAGPAPGGPAQPPPAPQPSTADLQFSQLLGNLLGPAGPGAGGPGVASPTITVAMPGVPAFLQGMTDFLQATQTAPPPPPPPPPPPPAPEQQTMPPPGSPSGGAGSPGGLGLESLSPEFFTSVVQGVLSSLLGSLGARAGSSESIAAFIQRLSGSSNIFEPGTDGALGFFGALLSLLCQNFSMVDVVMLLHGHFQPLQRLQPQLRSFFHQHYLGGQEPTPSNIRMATHTLITGLEEYVRESFSLVQVQPGVDIIRTNLEFLQEQFNSIAAHVLHCTDSGFGARLLELCNQGLFECLALNLHCLGGQQMELAAVINGRIRRMSRGVNPSLVSWLTTMMGLRLQVVLEHMPVGPDAILRYVRRVGDPPQPLPEEPMEVQGAERASPEPQRENASPAPGTTAEEAMSRGPPPAPEGGSRDEQDGASAETEPWAAAVPPEWVPIIQQDIQSQRKVKPQPPLSDAYLSGMPAKRRKTMQGEGPQLLLSEAVSRAAKAAGARPLTSPESLSRDLEAPEVQESYRQQLRSDIQKRLQEDPNYSPQRFPNAQRAFADDP from the exons ATGGAGCCTAATGATAGTACCAGTACCGCTGTGGAGGAGCCTGACAGCTTGGAGGTGTTGGTGAAGACCTTGGACTCTCAAACTCGTACCTTTATTGTGGGGGCCCAG ATGAATGTAAAAGAGTTTAAGGAGCACATTGCTGCCTCTGTCAGCATCCCATCTGAAAAACAACGGCTCATTTACCAGGGACGAGTTCTGCAAGATGATAAGAAGCTTCAGGAATACA ATGTTGGGGGAAAGGTGATCCACCTGGTGGAACGGGCTCCTCCTCAGACTCACCTCCCTTCTGGGGCATCTTCTGGGACGGGGTCTGCCTCAGCCACTCATGGTGGGGGACCCCCCCCTGGTACTCGGGGGCCTGGGGCCTCTGTTCATGACCGGAATGCCAACAGCTATGTCATGGTTGGAACCTTCAATCTTCCT AGTGACGGCTCTGCTGTGGATGTTCACATCAACATGGAACAGGCCCCGATTCAG AGTGAGCCCCGGGTACGGCTGGTGATGGCTCAGCACATGATCAGGGATATACAGACCTTACTATCCCGGATGGAG TGTCGAGGAGGGCCCCAACCGCAGCACAGTCAGCCGCCCCCGCAGCCACCGGCTGTGACCCCGGAGCCAGTAGCCTTGAGCTCTCAAACATCAGAACCAGTTGAAAGTGAAGCACCTCCCCGGGAGCCCATGGAGGCAGAAGAAGTGGAGGAGCGTGCCCCAGCCCAGAACCCGGAGCTCACTCCTGGCCCAGCCCCAGCAGGCCCAACACCTGCCCCGGAAACAAATGCACCCAA CCATCCTTCCCCTGCGGAGTATGTCGAGGTGCTCCAGGAGCTACAGCGGCTGGAGAGTCGCCTCCAGCCCTTCTTGCAGCGCTACTACGAGGTTCTGGGTGCTGCTGCCACCACGGACTACAATAACAAT CACGAGGGCCGGGAGGAGGATCAGCGGTTGATCAACTTGGTAGGGGAGAGCCTGCGACTGCTGGGCAACACCTTTGTTGCACTGTCTGACCTGCGCTGCAATCTGGCCTGCACGCCCCCACGACACCTGCATGTGGTCCGGCCTATGTCTCACTACACCACCCCCATGGTGCTCCAGCAGGCAGCCATTCCCATACAG ATCAatgtgggaaccactgtgactaTGACAGGAAATGGGACTCGGCCCCCCCCAACTCCCAATGCAGAGGCACCTCCCCCTGGTCCTGGGCAGGCGTCATCCGTGGCTCCGTCTTCTACCAATGTCGAGTCCTCAGCTGAGGGGGCTCCCCCGCCAGGTCCAGCTCCCCCGCCAGCCACCAGCCACCCGAGGGTCATCCGGATTTCCCACCAGAGTGTGGAACCCGTGGTCATGATGCACATGAACATTCAAG ATTCTGGCACACAGCCTGGTGGTGTTCCGAGTGCTCCCACTGGCCCCCTGGGACCCCCTGGTCATGGCCAAACCCTGG GACAGCAGGTGCCAGGCTTCCCAACAGCTCCAACCCGGGTGGTGATTGCCCGGCCCACTCCTCCACAGGCTCGGCCTTCCCATCCTGGAGGGCCCCCAGTCTCTGGGACACTG CAGGGCGCCGGTCTGGGTACCAATGCCTCGTTGGCCCAGATGGTGAGCGGCCTTGTGGGGCAGCTTCTTATGCAGCCAGTCCTTGTGG CTCAGGGGACCCCAGGTATGGCTCCACCGGCAGCCCCTGCCACTGCTTCTGCCAGTGCTGGCACCACCAACACAGCTACCACAGCTGGCCCCGCTCCTGGGGGGCCTGCCCAGCCTCCACCCGCCCCTCAACCCTCCACGGCTGATCTTCAGTTCTCTCAGCTTCTGGGGAACCTGCTAGGGCCTGCagggccaggggctggagggccTGGTGTGGCTTCTCCCACCATCACTGTGGCGATGCCTGGTGTCCCTGCCTTTCTCCAGGGCATGACTGACTTCTTGCAG GCAACACAGACAgcccctccaccacccccacctcctccacccccaccacctgCCCCAGAGCAGCAGACCATGCCCCCACCAGGCTCCCCTTCTGGTGGCGCAGGGAGTCCTGGAGGCCTGGGTCTTGAGAGCCTGTCACCGGAGTTTTTTACCTCAGTGGTGCAGGGTGTGCTCAGCTCCCTGCTGGGCTCCCTGGGGGCTCGGGCTGGCAGCAGTGAAAGTATTGCTGCCTTCATACAACGCCTCAGTGGATCCAGCAACATCTTTGAGCCTGGAACTGATGGGGCCCTTG GATTCTTTGGGGCCTTGCTTTCTCTTCTGTGCCAGAACTTCTCTATGGTGGACGTAGTGATGCTTCTCCATGGGCATTTCCAGCCACTACAACGGCTCCAGCCCCAGCTGCGATCCTTCTTCCACCAGCACTACCTGGGTGGTCAGGAGCCCACACCCAGTAACATCCGG ATGGCAACCCACACATTGATCACGGGGCTAGAAGAGTATGTGCGGGAGAGTTTT TCCTTGGTGCAGGTTCAGCCAGGTGTGGACATCATCCGGACAAACCTGGAATTTCTCCAAGAGCAGTTTAATAGCATTGCTGCGCATGTGCTGCATTGCACAG ATAGTGGATTTGGGGCCCGGTTGCTGGAGTTGTGTAACCAAGGCCTGTTTGAATGCCTGGCCCTAAACCTGCACTGCTTGGGGGGACAGCAGATGGAGCTTGCTGCTGTTATCAATGGCCGAATT CGTCGTATGTCTCGTGGGGTGAATCCCTCCTTGGTGAGCTGGCTGACCACTATGATGGGACTGAGGCTTCAGGTGGTACTGGagcacatgcctgtaggcccTGATGCCATTCTCAGATACGTTCGCAGGGTTGGTGATCCCCCCCAG CCACTTCCTGAGGAGCCAATGGAAGTTCAGGGAGCAGAAAGAGCTTCCCCTGAGCCTCAG CGGGAGAatgcttccccagcccctggaacAACAGCAGAAGAGGCCATGTCCCGAGGTCCACCTCCTGCTCCTGAGGGGGGCTCCCGGGATGAACAGGATGGAGCTTCAGCTGAGACAGAACCTTGGGCAGCTGCAGTCCCCCCA GAATGGGTCCCTATTATCCAGCAGGACATTCAGAGCCAGCGGAAGGTGAAACCGCAGCCCCCTCTGAGTGATGCCTACCTCAGTGGTATGCCTGCCAAGAGACGCAAG ACGATGCAGGGTGAGGGCCCCCAGCTGCTTCTCTCAGAGGCTGTGAGCCGGGCAGCTAAGGCAGCCGGAGCTCGGCCCCTGACGAGCCCCGAGAGCCTGAGCCGGGACCTGGAGGCACCAGAGGTTCAGGAGAGCTACAGGCAGCAG CTCCGGTCTGATATACAAAAACGACTGCAGGAAGACCCCAACTACAGTCCCCAGCGCTTCCCCAATGCCCAGCGGGCCTTTGCTGATGATCCTTAG
- the BAG6 gene encoding large proline-rich protein BAG6 isoform X13, translated as MEPNDSTSTAVEEPDSLEVLVKTLDSQTRTFIVGAQMNVKEFKEHIAASVSIPSEKQRLIYQGRVLQDDKKLQEYNVGGKVIHLVERAPPQTHLPSGASSGTGSASATHGGGPPPGTRGPGASVHDRNANSYVMVGTFNLPSDGSAVDVHINMEQAPIQSEPRVRLVMAQHMIRDIQTLLSRMECRGGPQPQHSQPPPQPPAVTPEPVALSSQTSEPVESEAPPREPMEAEEVEERAPAQNPELTPGPAPAGPTPAPETNAPNHPSPAEYVEVLQELQRLESRLQPFLQRYYEVLGAAATTDYNNNHEGREEDQRLINLVGESLRLLGNTFVALSDLRCNLACTPPRHLHVVRPMSHYTTPMVLQQAAIPIQINVGTTVTMTGNGTRPPPTPNAEAPPPGPGQASSVAPSSTNVESSAEGAPPPGPAPPPATSHPRVIRISHQSVEPVVMMHMNIQDSGTQPGGVPSAPTGPLGPPGHGQTLGQQVPGFPTAPTRVVIARPTPPQARPSHPGGPPVSGTLQGAGLGTNASLAQMVSGLVGQLLMQPVLVAQGTPGMAPPAAPATASASAGTTNTATTAGPAPGGPAQPPPAPQPSTADLQFSQLLGNLLGPAGPGAGGPGVASPTITVAMPGVPAFLQGMTDFLQATQTAPPPPPPPPPPPPAPEQQTMPPPGSPSGGAGSPGGLGLESLSPEFFTSVVQGVLSSLLGSLGARAGSSESIAAFIQRLSGSSNIFEPGTDGALGFFGALLSLLCQNFSMVDVVMLLHGHFQPLQRLQPQLRSFFHQHYLGGQEPTPSNIRMATHTLITGLEEYVRESFSLVQVQPGVDIIRTNLEFLQEQFNSIAAHVLHCTDSGFGARLLELCNQGLFECLALNLHCLGGQQMELAAVINGRIRRMSRGVNPSLVSWLTTMMGLRLQVVLEHMPVGPDAILRYVRRVGDPPQPLPEEPMEVQGAERASPEPQRENASPAPGTTAEEAMSRGPPPAPEGGSRDEQDGASAETEPWAAAVPPEWVPIIQQDIQSQRKVKPQPPLSDAYLSGMPAKRRKLRSDIQKRLQEDPNYSPQRFPNAQRAFADDP; from the exons ATGGAGCCTAATGATAGTACCAGTACCGCTGTGGAGGAGCCTGACAGCTTGGAGGTGTTGGTGAAGACCTTGGACTCTCAAACTCGTACCTTTATTGTGGGGGCCCAG ATGAATGTAAAAGAGTTTAAGGAGCACATTGCTGCCTCTGTCAGCATCCCATCTGAAAAACAACGGCTCATTTACCAGGGACGAGTTCTGCAAGATGATAAGAAGCTTCAGGAATACA ATGTTGGGGGAAAGGTGATCCACCTGGTGGAACGGGCTCCTCCTCAGACTCACCTCCCTTCTGGGGCATCTTCTGGGACGGGGTCTGCCTCAGCCACTCATGGTGGGGGACCCCCCCCTGGTACTCGGGGGCCTGGGGCCTCTGTTCATGACCGGAATGCCAACAGCTATGTCATGGTTGGAACCTTCAATCTTCCT AGTGACGGCTCTGCTGTGGATGTTCACATCAACATGGAACAGGCCCCGATTCAG AGTGAGCCCCGGGTACGGCTGGTGATGGCTCAGCACATGATCAGGGATATACAGACCTTACTATCCCGGATGGAG TGTCGAGGAGGGCCCCAACCGCAGCACAGTCAGCCGCCCCCGCAGCCACCGGCTGTGACCCCGGAGCCAGTAGCCTTGAGCTCTCAAACATCAGAACCAGTTGAAAGTGAAGCACCTCCCCGGGAGCCCATGGAGGCAGAAGAAGTGGAGGAGCGTGCCCCAGCCCAGAACCCGGAGCTCACTCCTGGCCCAGCCCCAGCAGGCCCAACACCTGCCCCGGAAACAAATGCACCCAA CCATCCTTCCCCTGCGGAGTATGTCGAGGTGCTCCAGGAGCTACAGCGGCTGGAGAGTCGCCTCCAGCCCTTCTTGCAGCGCTACTACGAGGTTCTGGGTGCTGCTGCCACCACGGACTACAATAACAAT CACGAGGGCCGGGAGGAGGATCAGCGGTTGATCAACTTGGTAGGGGAGAGCCTGCGACTGCTGGGCAACACCTTTGTTGCACTGTCTGACCTGCGCTGCAATCTGGCCTGCACGCCCCCACGACACCTGCATGTGGTCCGGCCTATGTCTCACTACACCACCCCCATGGTGCTCCAGCAGGCAGCCATTCCCATACAG ATCAatgtgggaaccactgtgactaTGACAGGAAATGGGACTCGGCCCCCCCCAACTCCCAATGCAGAGGCACCTCCCCCTGGTCCTGGGCAGGCGTCATCCGTGGCTCCGTCTTCTACCAATGTCGAGTCCTCAGCTGAGGGGGCTCCCCCGCCAGGTCCAGCTCCCCCGCCAGCCACCAGCCACCCGAGGGTCATCCGGATTTCCCACCAGAGTGTGGAACCCGTGGTCATGATGCACATGAACATTCAAG ATTCTGGCACACAGCCTGGTGGTGTTCCGAGTGCTCCCACTGGCCCCCTGGGACCCCCTGGTCATGGCCAAACCCTGG GACAGCAGGTGCCAGGCTTCCCAACAGCTCCAACCCGGGTGGTGATTGCCCGGCCCACTCCTCCACAGGCTCGGCCTTCCCATCCTGGAGGGCCCCCAGTCTCTGGGACACTG CAGGGCGCCGGTCTGGGTACCAATGCCTCGTTGGCCCAGATGGTGAGCGGCCTTGTGGGGCAGCTTCTTATGCAGCCAGTCCTTGTGG CTCAGGGGACCCCAGGTATGGCTCCACCGGCAGCCCCTGCCACTGCTTCTGCCAGTGCTGGCACCACCAACACAGCTACCACAGCTGGCCCCGCTCCTGGGGGGCCTGCCCAGCCTCCACCCGCCCCTCAACCCTCCACGGCTGATCTTCAGTTCTCTCAGCTTCTGGGGAACCTGCTAGGGCCTGCagggccaggggctggagggccTGGTGTGGCTTCTCCCACCATCACTGTGGCGATGCCTGGTGTCCCTGCCTTTCTCCAGGGCATGACTGACTTCTTGCAG GCAACACAGACAgcccctccaccacccccacctcctccacccccaccacctgCCCCAGAGCAGCAGACCATGCCCCCACCAGGCTCCCCTTCTGGTGGCGCAGGGAGTCCTGGAGGCCTGGGTCTTGAGAGCCTGTCACCGGAGTTTTTTACCTCAGTGGTGCAGGGTGTGCTCAGCTCCCTGCTGGGCTCCCTGGGGGCTCGGGCTGGCAGCAGTGAAAGTATTGCTGCCTTCATACAACGCCTCAGTGGATCCAGCAACATCTTTGAGCCTGGAACTGATGGGGCCCTTG GATTCTTTGGGGCCTTGCTTTCTCTTCTGTGCCAGAACTTCTCTATGGTGGACGTAGTGATGCTTCTCCATGGGCATTTCCAGCCACTACAACGGCTCCAGCCCCAGCTGCGATCCTTCTTCCACCAGCACTACCTGGGTGGTCAGGAGCCCACACCCAGTAACATCCGG ATGGCAACCCACACATTGATCACGGGGCTAGAAGAGTATGTGCGGGAGAGTTTT TCCTTGGTGCAGGTTCAGCCAGGTGTGGACATCATCCGGACAAACCTGGAATTTCTCCAAGAGCAGTTTAATAGCATTGCTGCGCATGTGCTGCATTGCACAG ATAGTGGATTTGGGGCCCGGTTGCTGGAGTTGTGTAACCAAGGCCTGTTTGAATGCCTGGCCCTAAACCTGCACTGCTTGGGGGGACAGCAGATGGAGCTTGCTGCTGTTATCAATGGCCGAATT CGTCGTATGTCTCGTGGGGTGAATCCCTCCTTGGTGAGCTGGCTGACCACTATGATGGGACTGAGGCTTCAGGTGGTACTGGagcacatgcctgtaggcccTGATGCCATTCTCAGATACGTTCGCAGGGTTGGTGATCCCCCCCAG CCACTTCCTGAGGAGCCAATGGAAGTTCAGGGAGCAGAAAGAGCTTCCCCTGAGCCTCAG CGGGAGAatgcttccccagcccctggaacAACAGCAGAAGAGGCCATGTCCCGAGGTCCACCTCCTGCTCCTGAGGGGGGCTCCCGGGATGAACAGGATGGAGCTTCAGCTGAGACAGAACCTTGGGCAGCTGCAGTCCCCCCA GAATGGGTCCCTATTATCCAGCAGGACATTCAGAGCCAGCGGAAGGTGAAACCGCAGCCCCCTCTGAGTGATGCCTACCTCAGTGGTATGCCTGCCAAGAGACGCAAG CTCCGGTCTGATATACAAAAACGACTGCAGGAAGACCCCAACTACAGTCCCCAGCGCTTCCCCAATGCCCAGCGGGCCTTTGCTGATGATCCTTAG